GCCGCTCATGCGGGACGAAATATGTATCTCGGCTCGCTGGCTGTGCGCACCTTCATCGCTGATGGCCTTGGAACAGGGGCAGACCGTCATCACAGGCACGGTCACGGCAAGAGTGAAAGGGGCAAAGGAGCTTGTTTCCCGGCTTGTCTCGTCTATTTCACCCGAAAGGGTACAATGGTATGTCATTGTCGTCCGGATGCCCGATACCGGTGTGGTACGGACCAGAAAATAGGGGAAGGAAAAAGCTAGGTAGGCACGGTCTGCTTTGAGGCGTGCACAGGTTTCTCGCATCAGGCGCAGGGCCAGTGGGTAATCAAGTGTCGACGTCTCACCGCCAGATCTACGCAACATTCCCTGCAGGGTCTCCACAAAGCGGCTCATATGGGTACCCTTGGCTTCTGCCGGGAGATCCACGCTAAGGGTAATTTCGGCCACTGTGCACTGGGCTTCAACATAGTCGCGCTGTCTAACCAGAATGGGCATGGTCATGTTGCGAATACCAACGCGATTGATGTGCAGTGGAATGCTAGGGGCTTGGCTCTGCACGTCAGCCAGAGGAGGAAGCTGCTGCTTTTGGCTCTGCAATGGCACGGAAGAGGGGGCGTCCATGGAAAATGTATGGGGCGGCTGCCTCAATGACTGACAACCACCCCATGAAATTATTATTTGTTCCAGTCCATGGCCTTCTTAAATTCTGCAAGCACTTCCGGCTTCATGAAAACTGTATGCTCGGGGCCGGGGTAGGTATGGTTCTGCACATCGTCCATGTATTCCTTGTAGACACGCTCCATGATGGGGATGAGATCTTCGTAGATCTTGGAGTGACGTGG
Above is a window of Desulfomicrobium orale DSM 12838 DNA encoding:
- the folE2 gene encoding GTP cyclohydrolase FolE2, producing MADVQSQAPSIPLHINRVGIRNMTMPILVRQRDYVEAQCTVAEITLSVDLPAEAKGTHMSRFVETLQGMLRRSGGETSTLDYPLALRLMRETCARLKADRAYLAFSFPYFLVRTTPVSGIRTTMTYHCTLSGEIDETSRETSSFAPFTLAVTVPVMTVCPCSKAISDEGAHSQRAEIHISSRMSGYIWIEDLIELAEEAGSSPVYSLLKRADEKFVTEYAFAHPCFVEDVARCVAASLTVHPLVSSFHVRVESHESIHAHNAFAYIKG